In Terriglobus sp. TAA 43, a single window of DNA contains:
- a CDS encoding TonB-dependent siderophore receptor yields the protein MKPIQYSAALLVSFSAISQVAVCQSNTCSEDKSTPIQAVTLQVQDSSGATVERAAVEVRCGATVYRVQTGAHGEVALSLHPGSYNVSVQAPGFAALQQDNVALSGGAQPTVLKLQVGSATDVISVTANTGFVPYASNAGSKTNAPLVEVPQSISIVSELEMQSRNVITMNEALRYTPGVQADEFGVEPRFDWLKIRGFAAETFGVFRDGMRFNSLSGKLDPYELESVEVLRGPSSVLYGQVPPGGLINQVTKRPSAERRTEVGMQLGAFTRREGFFDTTGSIDKNQVWQYRLLGVLRNSDTQTNYTPDNRRLIAPSFTYKPSDRTNFTFLGDWQHDGTRWSQFLPASGTLYSNPNGVIPVSTFVGEPGWEKVKRDQASAGYTGDHLFDDGWNLHSNYRYQYINFQGSTVYGTGFDGNSTTMVTRYAYELPRWNRINTLDNRALRRFTNGDWEQTVLFGYDYQHVAIKSQQAFAQVADINIFKPVYGVTTIPNMSPYLYQDNLLQQHGLYAQDQIKYRNRLIFTVGGRQDFAKNDIADFLAHTETGHLDQRFTGRAGVGYLTSSGISPYVSFSTSFLPNAGSYVYNATTGQSTDPAKPSDSRQIEAGVKVQPNTWNSYFTAAFFQINQTNVLVSNAAFQSTQTGEVRSRGVELEAIASLQHGLSLHGGYTFTATETVKDQTAANIGKWLSQTPRNQVSMLADYTVANGHFSGLGGNFGVRFVGTNAADSANSFFVPNYALLDAGLRFGYRGMLFTVNATNLTDKRYVATCSGLAYCYYGYSRNVIGQVKYHF from the coding sequence TTGAAACCTATCCAATATTCCGCGGCCTTACTTGTTTCGTTTTCCGCGATCTCCCAGGTCGCTGTTTGCCAGTCGAATACATGTTCTGAAGATAAGTCGACGCCGATCCAGGCTGTGACGTTGCAGGTGCAGGACAGCAGCGGTGCAACGGTGGAACGCGCTGCGGTGGAAGTTCGTTGCGGTGCTACGGTGTATCGCGTGCAGACCGGTGCTCACGGCGAAGTAGCGCTGTCGCTGCATCCCGGTAGCTATAACGTCTCGGTACAGGCGCCCGGCTTTGCCGCGTTGCAGCAGGACAATGTAGCACTCTCTGGTGGCGCGCAGCCCACCGTGTTGAAGCTGCAAGTTGGTTCGGCGACCGACGTTATCAGTGTGACGGCGAACACCGGCTTTGTTCCTTACGCGTCGAATGCTGGATCGAAGACAAATGCGCCACTGGTGGAAGTGCCGCAATCGATCTCCATTGTTAGCGAACTCGAGATGCAGTCGCGCAACGTAATCACCATGAATGAAGCGCTGCGCTACACACCCGGTGTGCAGGCGGACGAGTTTGGTGTGGAGCCGCGTTTTGATTGGCTAAAGATTCGCGGGTTTGCAGCGGAGACATTTGGTGTGTTCCGTGATGGTATGCGCTTCAATTCCCTCTCCGGCAAGCTGGATCCGTACGAATTGGAAAGCGTGGAAGTGTTGCGTGGACCTTCGTCTGTGCTCTATGGACAGGTGCCTCCGGGTGGATTGATTAACCAGGTTACGAAGCGTCCTTCAGCAGAGCGCCGCACGGAAGTGGGCATGCAGCTTGGCGCATTCACGCGTCGTGAAGGATTCTTCGACACAACCGGCTCCATCGATAAGAACCAAGTGTGGCAGTATCGCTTACTGGGTGTGTTGCGTAACAGTGATACGCAGACAAACTACACGCCGGACAATCGTCGTTTGATTGCACCGTCATTCACGTACAAGCCCAGCGACCGCACCAACTTTACCTTCCTTGGTGATTGGCAGCATGACGGCACGCGTTGGAGCCAGTTCCTGCCTGCAAGCGGCACGCTTTATAGCAATCCGAACGGCGTTATTCCTGTGAGCACCTTTGTGGGTGAGCCGGGATGGGAGAAGGTTAAGCGCGACCAGGCGTCGGCTGGTTACACCGGCGACCATCTTTTCGATGATGGCTGGAACCTGCACTCGAACTATCGCTACCAGTACATCAACTTCCAGGGCAGCACGGTGTACGGCACGGGCTTTGATGGCAACAGTACCACGATGGTGACGCGTTACGCATACGAACTGCCACGCTGGAACCGCATCAACACGCTGGATAACCGCGCTCTGCGTCGCTTCACGAATGGCGATTGGGAGCAGACAGTGCTGTTTGGTTACGACTATCAGCACGTCGCCATCAAGAGTCAGCAGGCGTTCGCACAGGTGGCGGACATCAACATCTTCAAGCCGGTGTACGGTGTGACGACGATCCCGAATATGTCGCCATATCTGTATCAGGACAACCTGCTGCAACAGCACGGTCTGTATGCGCAGGATCAGATCAAGTATCGCAATCGCCTTATCTTCACCGTGGGCGGACGTCAGGACTTTGCGAAGAATGACATTGCAGACTTCCTGGCGCACACGGAGACCGGACATCTGGATCAGCGATTCACTGGTCGTGCGGGTGTTGGTTATCTGACTTCAAGCGGCATCTCGCCTTATGTTTCGTTCTCTACCAGCTTTCTGCCGAATGCAGGCAGCTATGTGTATAACGCGACCACGGGGCAATCGACTGATCCGGCGAAGCCGTCTGATTCGCGACAGATTGAAGCTGGTGTGAAGGTGCAGCCGAACACCTGGAATAGCTACTTCACTGCGGCGTTCTTCCAGATCAATCAGACGAACGTGCTGGTGAGCAACGCCGCATTTCAATCCACACAGACCGGCGAAGTTCGTTCGCGTGGTGTGGAGTTGGAAGCGATCGCAAGCCTACAGCATGGCCTGAGCCTGCACGGGGGATACACCTTCACGGCAACAGAGACCGTGAAGGACCAGACTGCTGCGAACATTGGCAAGTGGCTGTCGCAGACGCCAAGGAATCAGGTATCGATGCTTGCGGATTACACCGTCGCTAACGGACATTTCAGCGGACTTGGTGGCAACTTTGGAGTGCGCTTCGTTGGCACCAACGCGGCCGACAGTGCGAACAGCTTCTTTGTTCCGAATTATGCGCTGCTGGATGCAGGTCTTCGCTTTGGATATCGCGGCATGCTGTTTACGGTGAATGCGACCAACCTGACAGACAAGCGTTACGTAGCTACATGCAGCGGCCTGGCGTACTGCTACTACGGTTACTCCCGCAACGTTATTGGACAGGTGAAGTACCACTTCTAA
- a CDS encoding sugar phosphate isomerase/epimerase, giving the protein MNMNRRDFGRLAAAGISAAALQPRSLFAQGKPNSKFNGVQIGVISYSYRQMKPFDALSVLKYAVEDGINATELENVQELWAGLPPAPPRPMGPPPAPGAPRPQMSEAAKAAQLAHAEEVTKWRTTMDVNKYAELRKLYNDAGVSIYAFKITLTDRMPDAEFDYAFKAAKACGANHLTMEMPDNNPGLTARIGKFGKKYKMRMGYHAHTQAKPDTWDEAMAQSPWNCINLDIGHYTAAGNHDQIAFIQKNHARITSMHLKDRQYPEKGGQNQPFGQGDTPIKEVLQLMKKEKYNFPATIELEYKLPDDSDAVKEVAKCLAYAKSCLA; this is encoded by the coding sequence ATGAACATGAATCGCCGCGACTTTGGTCGCCTTGCAGCAGCCGGCATTTCTGCCGCTGCGCTCCAACCGCGTTCGCTCTTTGCCCAGGGCAAGCCGAACTCGAAGTTTAACGGCGTACAGATTGGCGTCATCAGCTATTCCTATCGCCAGATGAAGCCGTTCGATGCGCTGTCCGTACTGAAGTACGCCGTGGAAGACGGCATCAACGCCACCGAACTTGAAAACGTGCAGGAACTGTGGGCAGGCTTGCCGCCCGCGCCGCCGCGCCCCATGGGACCGCCGCCCGCACCGGGCGCTCCGCGTCCCCAGATGTCAGAAGCCGCGAAGGCTGCGCAGCTTGCCCATGCGGAAGAAGTGACCAAGTGGCGCACCACCATGGACGTGAACAAGTATGCGGAACTGCGCAAGCTGTATAACGACGCGGGCGTGAGCATCTACGCATTCAAAATCACGCTGACCGACCGCATGCCCGATGCCGAGTTTGATTACGCATTCAAGGCAGCCAAGGCCTGTGGCGCAAACCACCTGACCATGGAAATGCCGGACAACAATCCGGGCCTGACCGCTCGTATTGGCAAGTTTGGCAAGAAGTACAAGATGCGCATGGGTTACCACGCCCATACCCAGGCCAAGCCCGACACGTGGGATGAAGCGATGGCACAGTCGCCGTGGAACTGCATCAACCTGGACATTGGCCACTACACGGCTGCTGGCAATCACGACCAGATTGCGTTCATCCAGAAGAACCACGCGCGCATCACCAGCATGCACCTGAAGGATCGCCAGTACCCGGAAAAGGGCGGACAAAACCAGCCCTTCGGCCAGGGCGACACCCCAATCAAGGAAGTGCTGCAGTTAATGAAGAAGGAGAAGTACAACTTCCCCGCCACCATCGAGCTGGAGTACAAGCTGCCGGATGACTCCGACGCGGTGAAGGAAGTGGCCAAATGCCTGGCTTACGCGAAGAGCTGCCTGGCATAA
- a CDS encoding cupin domain-containing protein: MIRKTFGTLLMRAVGVGVLLVCIATSVSAQQPPQNLMSCKPVAERTNETGCWILARQSVGVVEGPVYWTLDAFPTKELADRAKGPNGTVVEALGKFWLLTLGDKAQTAASASRVTQMGPLTTEKGRSYTAQYMEAVLQPGMVSETHTHPGIEAFYTATGETCLETPDGMQTGKKGVDVVIPEGVPMELTAVGSETRRSLVLILHDASKPPTTLEHSWHSKHLCQSAK, translated from the coding sequence GTGATTCGCAAGACGTTTGGGACGCTACTGATGCGTGCTGTTGGTGTTGGCGTACTGCTTGTATGCATAGCAACTTCGGTTAGCGCTCAACAGCCGCCACAGAATCTGATGAGTTGTAAGCCAGTGGCCGAGAGAACGAATGAAACTGGCTGTTGGATTCTTGCGCGCCAATCTGTGGGCGTGGTGGAAGGCCCGGTCTACTGGACGCTCGATGCATTTCCCACCAAGGAGCTGGCCGATCGGGCAAAAGGGCCGAACGGGACAGTGGTCGAAGCGCTGGGCAAGTTCTGGCTGCTGACCCTTGGCGATAAGGCACAAACTGCCGCCTCCGCCAGCCGCGTAACCCAGATGGGCCCATTAACGACTGAAAAAGGGCGGAGCTACACCGCGCAATACATGGAAGCAGTCCTTCAGCCGGGAATGGTCAGCGAGACGCACACGCATCCGGGTATCGAGGCCTTTTATACCGCGACGGGCGAGACATGCCTGGAGACCCCGGACGGGATGCAGACCGGAAAGAAGGGAGTCGACGTCGTGATTCCTGAGGGTGTGCCCATGGAACTGACCGCGGTTGGAAGCGAGACACGGCGCAGTCTTGTCCTGATTCTCCATGACGCATCGAAGCCACCCACGACGCTTGAACACAGCTGGCATTCAAAGCACCTGTGCCAGTCAGCGAAGTAA